In Virgibacillus sp. NKC19-16, a single genomic region encodes these proteins:
- a CDS encoding ATP-binding protein, translated as MRGNLLLTQTGDVWGLYRIQTTSIPRQNEKETASYKRNWKQFFEELTDYKDFHLMMYPQEFRLGERFDDLKQDIAIDADDMAGYYLQETTNLLEQRLGKLTKSDFILGVRLKMENIKVDADLKDNMFSAFSRVTDTIVNLLGWEQDVSVSFFQQFDEAEEELTKLIAMVGGVRLKEEEMIYVNRYNFLRGIDHDVSEQSDDATPEGITNTVIDPTSPSCLKLNAEGEEGYISFLVVDEFHHNMAESELFYEAQSLPFSVEVDMKAQAENKSKTKMNVNLKKQQLRQSASEQNRVGDETDASVSTSDYLIRGLQDEIKKDDVDMFNWVAVIIVDGETKKDCLQKAKMVKRHMKAAGITCRIPVADQLSLFYQFLPGKSLDITNRHWLQKTTQDGLAENFFGVYADVGSKVGFFIGWIDRFEKHKDLDSAIGSSRDPIFFHPFLANQQVKGSKTRSPHVLITGDTGNGKSFLAKLLFIYISMMDVKSLYIDPKKELRKWIRKVMLSPQVKRDYPLFVEHLKKFHFITLDAEDESNWGALDPVVFLPPMQAREMIEMIFSQVYSFKGKDDIHTAFLKAVTTVLERKEQGEQVGSKHVVDIMCDHEESAIRKAGEFLSEVTADSMMKLCVHDGSNDALSLHQRISIVEIENLDLPEVTDRVESYTNAQMKSSAVMYALGKYCELFGQNKEERTAEFIDEAWMLTSNATGRKVEKQMRRVGRSYNNALFFISQSTKDALREEESGNFGVAFAFDEPTERDDVLKWMNMEATEENIDMLEQMYQGQCLFKDYYGRTAKMSVECLFDEWAGAFETIEESAVAQAEEKYL; from the coding sequence ATGAGAGGCAACCTGTTATTAACGCAAACGGGCGACGTGTGGGGGTTGTATCGTATTCAGACAACATCCATTCCGAGGCAAAATGAGAAAGAGACGGCGTCTTATAAAAGGAACTGGAAACAGTTCTTTGAAGAATTGACGGACTATAAAGATTTTCACTTGATGATGTATCCGCAGGAATTTCGCTTAGGTGAACGTTTTGATGATTTAAAGCAGGATATAGCGATAGATGCGGATGACATGGCAGGTTATTATTTACAGGAAACAACGAATTTATTGGAACAGCGTTTAGGGAAGCTAACCAAAAGTGATTTTATTTTAGGTGTCCGTTTGAAAATGGAAAATATCAAGGTGGATGCAGATTTAAAGGATAATATGTTTTCGGCTTTTTCCAGAGTCACGGATACGATTGTTAATTTGTTGGGTTGGGAACAGGATGTATCTGTTTCCTTCTTCCAACAATTTGATGAAGCAGAGGAAGAATTAACAAAACTGATTGCCATGGTTGGGGGTGTTCGTTTAAAAGAGGAAGAAATGATTTATGTAAATCGATATAACTTCCTGCGTGGCATTGATCATGACGTATCGGAACAATCGGATGATGCAACGCCAGAAGGTATTACAAATACGGTAATCGACCCTACTTCCCCTAGTTGTTTGAAGTTAAATGCGGAGGGTGAGGAAGGGTATATCTCTTTCTTGGTCGTGGATGAATTTCATCATAACATGGCAGAAAGTGAATTGTTTTATGAAGCACAATCCCTTCCCTTTTCCGTAGAAGTGGATATGAAAGCGCAGGCGGAAAATAAATCGAAAACAAAAATGAATGTCAATTTAAAAAAGCAACAGTTACGGCAATCGGCTAGTGAACAAAACCGGGTTGGAGATGAAACAGATGCGTCCGTAAGTACTAGTGATTATCTTATCCGTGGTTTACAGGATGAAATCAAAAAAGATGATGTAGACATGTTTAATTGGGTAGCGGTGATTATTGTAGATGGTGAAACGAAAAAAGATTGTTTGCAGAAAGCAAAAATGGTCAAACGGCATATGAAGGCTGCAGGAATTACTTGCCGGATTCCGGTTGCTGATCAACTTTCCCTTTTTTATCAGTTTTTACCGGGGAAAAGTTTGGATATTACCAATCGACATTGGTTGCAAAAAACAACGCAGGATGGACTGGCAGAAAACTTTTTCGGTGTTTATGCGGATGTTGGCTCGAAGGTTGGCTTTTTTATCGGCTGGATTGATCGGTTTGAAAAGCATAAAGATCTAGATTCGGCAATTGGTTCCAGTCGTGATCCGATCTTTTTTCATCCTTTCTTAGCCAATCAACAAGTGAAAGGTTCAAAAACACGAAGTCCGCATGTGTTGATTACAGGTGATACTGGAAACGGGAAATCTTTTTTAGCCAAACTGTTGTTTATTTATATCAGTATGATGGATGTGAAATCGCTGTATATTGACCCGAAAAAGGAATTGCGGAAATGGATACGGAAAGTGATGTTGAGTCCACAAGTTAAACGGGATTATCCTTTATTTGTTGAACATTTGAAAAAATTTCATTTTATTACGTTGGATGCTGAAGATGAATCAAACTGGGGAGCATTAGACCCAGTGGTGTTTTTACCACCGATGCAGGCTAGAGAAATGATCGAAATGATTTTTTCCCAAGTCTACAGTTTCAAGGGCAAAGATGATATTCATACAGCTTTTTTAAAAGCAGTAACCACCGTTTTAGAACGAAAAGAACAAGGGGAACAGGTTGGCAGTAAACATGTGGTTGATATCATGTGTGATCATGAAGAATCAGCGATACGGAAAGCAGGAGAGTTTTTATCGGAAGTAACAGCGGACTCCATGATGAAATTATGCGTACATGATGGCTCCAATGATGCGTTATCTCTTCATCAGCGCATTAGTATTGTAGAAATTGAAAACTTGGATTTGCCGGAGGTAACGGATAGGGTGGAAAGTTATACGAATGCGCAAATGAAATCTAGTGCGGTTATGTATGCGCTTGGTAAGTATTGCGAGTTGTTTGGCCAAAATAAAGAAGAACGAACAGCTGAATTTATTGATGAAGCGTGGATGCTAACATCCAACGCGACGGGTAGAAAGGTTGAAAAACAAATGCGCCGCGTTGGTCGGAGTTATAATAATGCGCTTTTCTTTATCTCGCAATCGACGAAAGATGCATTGCGCGAAGAAGAAAGTGGCAACTTCGGCGTTGCATTTGCCTTTGATGAACCAACGGAACGGGATGACGTTTTAAAGTGGATGAACATGGAAGCTACCGAGGAAAATATAGATATGTTGGAACAAATGTATCAAGGACAGTGTTTATTTAAAGATTATTATGGACGAACAGCTAAAATGAGTGTGGAATGCTTGTTTGATGAGTGGGCAGGCGCATTTGAAACTATTGAAGAATCAGCAGTTGCACAAGCAGAGGAAAAATATTTGTAG